Proteins encoded by one window of Aphidius gifuensis isolate YNYX2018 linkage group LG2, ASM1490517v1, whole genome shotgun sequence:
- the LOC122848550 gene encoding U1 small nuclear ribonucleoprotein C: protein MPKYYCDYCDTYLTHDSPSVRKTHCQGRKHKDNVKYFYQKWMEEQAQHLIDATTAAFKAGKIATNPFAANKGVAIPPPPNLGPRPGGPPQGPMGMMPPPGMHPGGPMGPGNPMMMGPPPGMMNQMSMRPPMMGQMMGPMGQMMGPMGPMGPMRPPMNGPPPPIKKN from the coding sequence atgccgAAATATTATTGTGACTATTGTGATACGTATTTGACACATGATTCTCCAAGTGTACGTAAAACTCATTGTCAAGGAAGAAAACACAAGgacaatgtaaaatatttttatcaaaaatggaTGGAAGAACAGGCACAACATTTAATTGACGCAACAACAGCTGCATTTAAAGCTGGTAAAATAGCAACAAATCCATTTGCTGCAAATAAAGGTGTTGcaataccaccaccaccaaatcTAGGACCAAGACCTGGTGGTCCACCACAAGGACCAATGGGTATGATGCCACCACCTGGTATGCATCCTGGTGGTCCAATGGGTCCTGGTAATCCAATGATGATGGGACCACCACCAGGAATGATGAATCAAATGAGTATGAGACCACCAATGATGGGTCAAATGATGGGTCCAATGGGACAAATGATGGGACCTATGGGTCCAATGGGACCAATGAGACCTCCTATGAATGGTCCACCACCacctattaaaaaaaattaa
- the LOC122849406 gene encoding uncharacterized protein LOC122849406 yields MARLYAILSIALLIVPALVKSECAEEGNQCHPTFSPCCEKFTCVLPLPSALASVGTNLYNGKCVPKPEPQRSAKCLGKSMGCTGFPPYCCEGLSCKVKWDTSNWRKFLRPTARCE; encoded by the exons ATGGCAAGACTATATGCTATTTTAAGCATTGCACTGTTAATTGTGCCTGCTCTCGTTAAATCCGAGTGTGCTGAAGAAGGAAACcag TGTCATCCAACTTTTTCTCCTTGCTGTGAAAAGTTTACATGTGTTCTACCACTTCCAAGTGCATTAGCTTCAGTAGGAACAAACTTATATAATGGAAAATGTGTACCTAAACCAGAACCACAACGTTCGGCAAAATGTCTAGGAAAAAGCATGGGC TGTACCGGTTTCCCTCCATATTGCTGTGAGGGATTATCCTGCAAGGTCAAATGGGATACTTCAAATTGGAGAAAATTTTTGCGACCAACAGCAagatgtgaataa
- the LOC122849405 gene encoding kinesin-related protein 4, whose amino-acid sequence MEYNDNGDGNCDPDLEARLYAEIYYSNETYPDDNTTNINTPSSSNATVGQSTPRSLNNDKSNSEKNACNWSFDTRPGQENVCSTTYSVNNKNPMGMECQSPSIEPYSRATGMFRKPYRPTKNSFQSPHKQDHLKSSNESPRYSRRNDEQYRNDNRTTRSGQRFQNTPSNESYLQLEAPRRSKRLRCQDEQFQRLKEINKIKRKKQKERNMKIRKQGQHSNINDPGSHFVEDMSDGELGDVSFLALAESIDQTVENNTPDTVNNKSRFDKQTSCSTPKASSDKSAGKKQNNSVVQDNSIIESENTSLNNSVIDASLSKYNVLDKNKKIQEQSDDLNKNQSNNNNGNESDSDGSIWEVPVPPKPAPPLIDLPDSDDELNNTNNNNSTSSSSSSSSDEDEEAEEQQSLSQAIDESLDNTNLTQEHDDDDELIDGNENSQDEPEMSSNIILNCTTVQRGASSLDEIKRMRELTVTNCTQDDEDSMTESEAMNWLSIEDQMANDEEVRKKNKSHGDDTESWQNFDDSINISNSNDQNISSGDDCTINDNNNPTTSQDNINQENLVINNSSVTENIDSRNLNEEMGPPKTTEMLKKRKRNHNLSNESDNNSSKSSSPQKRQKQNKKSTASMSFDEYIFQPLPPDLVSYYNDDRSGFMNLEVSEIQCRMTRNPNLWAILDADMISSRRRFSRVTCSICQKEGHKKDHCPSKPNVMSCRMCGQVGHKESTCPHTMCLTCGKKYQSYRKTCEVCKLLRCTTCRGIGHDKTQCPDLWRKYHMTTTGGSVNVPENSSSVMKPKYLLSCSICRRKGHDGSSCHKRNNLKHFITPAFVTNYHCDALVETVTLSDSDDNDEYEKNTPEIMIISDTSDSDSSDDGDDDDDDDDDDDDDEDDYNLSSSANSQQNNWDIDDDEIVEVPVVKKIHPVFAVSDSDDDSDSPNVIDEKEKEAEEEEKESEEEEEEEEKRDGKDNCNNSLEAQQSLNTINQTNECTDVVESLSNNHENIPNNNDGDFNINIDNIQESNDDTLSSIDNRLNLFGDYNLINDNEEENDLTPPEKKSESCDDKVVDEVTQSINETVGISKTEKTVEELNDVDKKDLEIDELKADQEDEKRILSTEETSDHESKMNIDNEILTNKDEKITAPLPDSLNELNDNEKPSRDCDLDGIDDTVESVLEKNCLTKQTEVNLIFHDTPEIESSTSTALKIDTNIIAKETVNLDGDVELKNNFEKSQCESNELLENVDQSPALDSDNFKSQQNDTICSINSNELTSNSTPDTSGTTPCIPTGRRGELKSSSKLSCCNCTRSGHDYSTCTRYRWSQHFVTPSYVTSYDNGPHYEKDITASKNLQLNNQQREENVTSPKTKLSDKRISKQLQDILNQRKEAVKSNQPVVSLNEAVANMDPEVLKTFRSMMETLPFQAPIEQRIQQANQSVQQDPIIFKFETPGIPSGTLNWQSLIIIPKDEGLNYPFDSKTQPGVPKFLKTHLSTNSIQLRVFVEQVSMQEQDFKIIIETTDPQLFIPLKLLLNQWMSSNKEDRITIEQATPLPTKQSSLVDAINDKVTKFAALTMLRAYGCVYEVKKYNKYLLMSNKKDDVKSSEEIRKIMRIKKESIVASLYNYDLITNGKKTLIEFINLHERIKKIGKRSTVPPELYLSMLCFNFELFTGHLRSNITDVVYKWKDAANKKDSKNQLNNITAFIPKTKVARSLQNSYRSICEVAKINIGTRVKENFKKIAIDDTTQKVIEFFKQQKLNDNDKSSENSKSFNSPDRSVIEERRKRRKLRKKNKKLAKKKSTEIETIEIDDDDDDDDDNDVVDVDDDVDVDVDDNDKQADVSNSSVIETINNSGNTDQQINAVNSLSNEKLPEAIQEATATSSKSPKTPKKTLRKKKDPSTPDQPKESQAPSTPNQNLQKHNEIPTRLLDLPEDLPAKHDRRQMSAPLIIKLALAGTEYVRRHNLNALEEQATKVSQSASLLTAKTDDIKKLWLNIIKARKQRLCEEQSSSTNVTNQL is encoded by the exons ATGGAGTACAATGACAATGGAGATGGTAATTGTGATCCAGATTTAGAAGCTCGTCTCTATgctgaaatatattattccaATGAGACATATCCTGATGACAATACGACCAATATAAATACACCAAGTTCATCAAATGCAACAGTTGGACAATCAACACCTCGTAgtttaaataatgacaaatctaatagtgaaaaaaatgCGTGTAATTGGAGTTTTGACACGAGGCCAGGACAAGAAAATGTTTGTTCAACAACATAttctgttaataataaaaatccaatGGGAATGGAGTGTCAATCACCATCAATTGAACCTTACTCACGAGCAACTGGTATGTTTCGTAAGCCTTATCGtccaacaaaaaattcatttcaatcACCACATAAACAAGATCAtctaaaatcatcaaatgaatCACCAAGATATTCACGTCGTAATGATGAACAATATAGAAATGACAATAGAACAACAAGATCTGGTCAAAGATTTCAAAATACACCTAGTAATGAATCATATTTACAATTAGAAGCACCAAGAAGATCAAAACGTTTGAGATGTCAAGATGAACAATTTCAaagattaaaagaaataaataaaattaaaagaaaaaaacaaaaagaaagaaatatgaaaattagaAAACAAGGACAGCACTCTAATATTAATGATCCTGGTAGTCATTTTGTTGAAGATATGAGTGATGGTGAACTTGGTGATGTATCATTTTTAGCACTTGCTGAATCAATTGATCAAacagttgaaaataatacaccagatactgtaaataataaatcaagatTTGATAAACAAACTAGTTGTTCAACTCCTAAAGCTAGTAGTGATAAAAGTGCtggtaaaaaacaaaataattcagTTGTACaagataattcaataattgaatCTGAAAATACAAGCCTTAATAATTCAGTTATTGATGCTTCTTTATCCAAGTATAATGtattggataaaaataaaaaaatacaagaacaaagtgatgatttaaataaaaatcaaagtaataataataatggtaatgaATCTGATTCTGATGGTTCAATATGGGAAGTACCAGTGCCTCCAAAACCAGCTCCACCACTTATTGATTTACCTGATTCTGATGATGAGTTAAACaacaccaataataataatagcactAGCAGTAGTAGTAGCAGTAGtagtgatgaagatgaagaagcaGAAGAACAACAGTCATTGTCTCAAGCCATAGATGAATCACTtgacaatacaaatttaacacaagaacatgatgatgatgatgagctTATAGATGGAAATGAAAATTCACAAGATGAACCAGAAATGtcaagtaatattattttaaattgtacaaCAGTTCAAAGGGGAGCATCAAGTCTTGATGAAATTAAACGAATGAGAGAATTAACTGTTACAAATTGTACACAAGATGATGAAGACAGTATGACAGAGAGTGAGGCAATGAATTGGCTCAGTATTGAAGATCAAATGGCTAATGATGAAgaagttagaaaaaaaaataaatcacatggCGATGATACAGAATCATGgcaaaattttgatgattcaattaatattagtAATTCAAATGATCAAAATATTTCTAGTGGTGATGATTGTactattaatgataataataatccaacAACAAGTcaagataatattaatcaagaaaatttagtaattaataattcaagtgttactgaaaatattgattcacgtaatttaaatgaagaaaTGGGTCCACCAAAAACAACagaaatgttgaaaaaaagaaaacgtaatcataatttatcaaatgaatcTGATAATAATTCTAGTAAATCATCAAGTCCTCAAAAAcgtcaaaaacaaaataaaaaatcaacagcaAGTATGTCatttgatgaatatatttttcaaccatTACCTCCAGATTTAGTAtcttattataatgatgatcGAAGTGGATTCATGAATCTTGAAGTATCAGAAATACAATGTCGAATGACAA GAAATCCAAATCTATGGGCAATACTTGATGCAGATATGATTTCTTCAAGACGTAGATTTTCACGAGTAACATGTTCAATTTGTCAAAAAGAAGGACACAAAAAAGATCACTGTCCATCAAAACCAAATGTCATGTCTTGTAGAATGTGTGGTCAAGTTGGACACAAAGAATCAACTTGTCCTCATACAATGTGTCTAact tgtggaaaaaaatatcaatcataTAGAAAAACTTGTGAAGTATGCAAACTTTTACGATGTACTACATGCAGAGGTATTGGCCATGATAAAACTCAATGTCCTGATCTCTGGAGGAAATATCACATGACg ACGACGGGTGGGAGTGTCAATGTGCCAGAAAATTCATCAAGTGTGATGAAGCCAAAGTATCTGTTGAGCTGCAGCATCTGTAGACGAAAAGGACACGATGGATCATCTTGTCATAAACGAAACAATCTCAAGCATTTTATAACACCAGCATTTGTTACAAATTATCATTGTGATGCATTAGTTGAAACAGTTACACTTAGTGAcagtgatgataatgatgagtatgaaaaaaatacaccaGAAATTATGATTATATCTGATACATCAGATAGTGATAGTAGTGATGATGGAGAtgacgatgacgatgatgatgatgatgatgatgatgatgaagatgattataatttatcatcaagtgCTAATTCTCAACAGAATAACTgggatattgatgatgatgaaattgttGAGGTAcctgttgttaaaaaaatacatccaGTATTTGCTGTTAGTGATAGTGATGATGATTCTGATTCACCCAAtgtaattgatgaaaaagaaaaagaagcagaggaagaagaaaaagaatcagaggaagaagaagaagaagaagaaaaaagggATGGAAAAGATAATTGCAATAATTCACTAGAGGCTCAACAAAGTTTGAATACAATTAATCAAACCAATGAATGTACTGATGTTGTTGAAAGTTTGAGTAATAATCATGAAAACAttccaaataataatgatggtgattttaatattaatattgataatattcaaGAAAGTAATGATGATACTTTGAGCAGTATTGATaatagattaaatttatttggtgattataatttaattaatgacaatGAGGAAGAAAATGACTTGACACcaccagaaaaaaaatctgaaagTTGTGATGATAAAGTTGTTGATGAGGTGACTCAAAGTATTAACGAGACAGTTGGTATTAGTAAAACTGAAAAAACTGTTGAAGAATTAAATGACgttgataaaaaagatttggaaattgatgaattaaaagcCGATCAAGAAGATGAAAAACGAATTTTATCAACTGAAGAAACGTCTGATCATGAAAGTAAGatgaatattgataatgaaatattaactaataaagatgaaaaaataacagcACCATTACCTGAttctttaaatgaattaaatgacaatgaaaaacCAAGTCGTGACTGTGACCTCGATGGTATTGATGATACAGTTGAATCtgtgttagaaaaaaattgcttaacaaaacaaacagaagtaaatttaatatttcatgacACTCCTGAAATTGAGAGTAGCACTAGTACagcattaaaaattgatacaaatattattgccAAAGAGACAGTTAACCTTGATGGTGATgtagaattaaaaaacaattttgaaAAGTCTCAATGTGAGAGTAATGAATTACTGGAAAATGTTGATCAATCACCAGCACTTGATTCAGACAATTTTAAATCACAGCAAAATGATACAATTTGTTCAATAAACAGCAATGAATTGACGTCCAATTCTACACCAGAT acatCAGGAACAACGCCCTGTATTCCAACTGGTAGAAGAGGtgaattaaaatcatcatcaaaattatcttGTTGTAATTGTACAAGATCAGGACATGATTATTCAACTTGTACAAGATATCGTTGGTCTCAACATTTTGTAACACCAAGTTATGTAACAAGCTATGATAATGGACCACACTATGAAAAGGATATAACAGCtagtaaaaatttacaattaaataatcagcAGCGAGAAGAAAATGTAACATCACCAAAGACTAAACTGTCTGATAAACGAATATCAAAACAATTACAAGATATTCTTAATCAGCGAAAAGAAGCAGTCAAATCAAATCAACCAGTAGTATCTTTAAATGAAGCTGTTGCCAATATGGATCCAGAAGTACTTAAAACATTTCGTTCAATGATGGAAACTTTACCATTTCAAGCACCAATTGAACAACGAATTCAACAAGCAAATCAATCTGTTCAACAAGAtccaattatatttaaatttgaaacacCTGGCATACCATCAGGTACATTAAACTGGCAAAGCTTAATTATAATTCCAAAAGATGAAGGACTAAACTATCCATTTGATAGCAAAACACAACCAGGAGTTCCAAAATTTCTAAAAACTCATTTATCTACAAATTCCATTCAATTGCGAGTGTTTGTTGAACAAGTATCAATGCAAGAacaagattttaaaataattattgaaacaaCTGATCCACAATTATTTATACCATTAAAACTTTTGTTGAATCAATGGATGAGTTCCAACAAGGAAGATCGTATAACTATAGAACAGGCAACACCATTGCCAACTAAACAAAGTAGTCTTGTTGATGCAATCAATGACAAAGTAACAAAATTTGCTGCATTAACAATGCTAAGAGCTTATGGTTGTGTAtatgaagtaaaaaaatataacaaatatttattgatgtctaataaaaaagatgatgtTAAATCAAGTGAAGAAATACGTAAaataatgagaataaaaaaagaaagtattGTTGCCAGTctttataattatgatttaataacaaatggcaaaaaaacattaattgaatttatcaatttacatgaaagaattaaaaaaattggtaaaagaTCCACTGTGCCTCCAGAACTTTATTTAAGTATGTTGTgctttaattttgaattatttactgGACATTTAAGAAGTAACATTACAGATGTTGTTTATAAATGGAAAGATGcagcaaataaaaaagatagtaaaaatcaattaaataatataactgcTTTTATACCAAAAACAAAAGTTGCTAGATCATTACAAAATTCATACAGATCAATATGTGAagttgcaaaaataaatattggtaCTAgagttaaagaaaattttaaaaaaatagctattgatgatacaacacaaaaagtaattgaattttttaaacaacaaaaattaaatgacaatgataaatcaagtgaaaattcaaaaagctTTAATTCACCTGACAGGTCAGTGATAGAAGAGAGAAGAAAGAGAAGAAAACttagaaagaaaaacaaaaaacttgcaaagaaaaaatctactgaaattgaaacaattgaaattgatgacgatgatgatgatgatgatgataatgatgttgttgatgttgatgatgatgtagatgttgatgttgatgacaATGATAAACAAGCTGATGTCTCAAATTCATCAGTGattgaaacaattaataactcaGGAAATACTGATCAACAAATTAACGCTGTGaattcattatcaaatgaaaaattacctGAGGCAATTCAAGAAGCAACAGCTACTTCCTCAAAATCTCCaaaaactccaaaaaaaacattacgtaaaaaaaaagatcctAGTACACCAGATCAGCCAAAAGAATCACAAGCACCATCAACTCCCAATCAAAATCTTCAAAAACACAATGAAATTCCTACTCGTCTACTTGATTTACCAGAAGATTTACCTGCCAAACATGACAGAAGACAAATGTCAGCAccattgattataaaattagcTCTTGCAGGTACTGAATACGTACGTCGTCATAATTTAAATGCCCTAGAAGAGCAAGCTACTAAAGTATCACAAAGTGCATCACTATTAACTGCCAAAAcagatgatattaaaaaattatggttAAACATTATTAAAGCTAGAAAACAACGTTTGTGTGAAGAACAATCATCCAGCACAAATGTGACTAATCAACTATAa